In Callithrix jacchus isolate 240 chromosome 18, calJac240_pri, whole genome shotgun sequence, one DNA window encodes the following:
- the ITLN1 gene encoding intelectin-1, with amino-acid sequence MNQLRFLLFLIMATRGWSTDEANTCTKELDLPLSLPRSCKEIKDKCSNARDGLYFLRTKNGVVYQTFCDMTSGGGGWTLVASVHENDMRGKCTVGDRWSSQQGNKADYPEGDGNWANYNTFGSAEAATSDDYKNPGYYDIQAKDLGIWHVPNKSPMQHWRNRALLRYRTNTGFFQSLGHNLFGLYQIYPVKYGEGKCWTNNGPAIPVVYDFGDAKKTAAYYSPCSQNEFTAGFVQFRVFNNERAANALCAGVRVTGCNTEHHCIGGGGFFPEANPRQCGDFSSFDWDGYGTHVGCSSSRVITEAAVLLFYR; translated from the exons ATGAACCAACTCCGCTTCTTGCTGTTTCTCATTATGGCCACCAGAGGGTGGAGTACAG ACGAGGCTAACACTTGCACCAAGGAACTGGACTTACCTTTGTCTCTGCCCAGAAGCTGCAAGGAAATCAAAGACAAGTGCTCTAATGCACGTG ATGGCCTGTATTTTCTCCGCACCAAGAATGGTGTTGTCTACCAGACCTTCTGTGACATGACCTCTGGGGGTGGCGGCTGGACCCTGGTGGCCAGCGTGCATGAGAATGACATGCGTGGGAAGTGTACTGTGGGCGATCGCTGGTCCAGTCAGCAGGGCAACAAAGCAGACTACCCAGAGGGGGACGGCAACTGGGCCAACTACAACACCTTTGGGTCTGCAGAGGCGGCCACGAGCGATGACTACAAG AACCCCGGCTACTATGACATCCAGGCCAAGGACCTGGGCATCTGGCATGTGCCCAACAAGTCCCCCATGCAGCACTGGAGAAACAGAGCCCTGCTGAGGTACCGCACCAACACTGGCTTCTTCCAGAGCCTGGGACATAATCTGTTTGGCCTCTACCAG ATATACCCAGTGAAATATGGAGAAGGAAAGTGTTGGACGAACAACGGCCCGGCAATCCCTGTGGTCTATGACTTTGGTGATGCCAAGAAAACAGCAGCTTACTACTCACCCTGTAGCCAGA ATGAATTTACTGCGGGATTTGTTCAGTTCAGGGTATTTAATAATGAGAGAGCAGCCAACGCCTTGTGTGCTGGAGTGAGGGTCACCGGATGTAACACTGAGCAC CACTGCATTGGTGGAGGAGGATTCTTCCCAGAGGCTAACCCCCGGCAGTGTGGAGATTTTTCTAGTTTTGATTGGGATGGATATGGAACTCATGTTGGTTGCAGCAGCAGCCGGGTGATAACGGAGGCAGCTGTGCTTCTATTCTACCGTTGA